The following are encoded together in the Pectobacterium wasabiae CFBP 3304 genome:
- a CDS encoding KTSC domain-containing protein has product MQRKRVSSTELFSVGYDAEKSQLEVELLNGSIYLYSGVARMIYEELLASKTKYRYYANFIKNSFPYEKTQ; this is encoded by the coding sequence TTGCAGAGAAAACGTGTTTCATCAACAGAGTTGTTTTCAGTCGGATACGATGCAGAAAAAAGTCAGTTAGAAGTCGAATTACTCAATGGAAGCATCTATCTCTATAGCGGCGTAGCACGCATGATTTATGAAGAACTGCTGGCAAGCAAGACGAAGTACCGTTACTACGCCAACTTTATAAAAAATTCATTCCCCTACGAGAAAACGCAGTAG
- a CDS encoding glutathione S-transferase family protein, producing MIQIHHLEKSRSTRVTWLLEELGVDYEIVRYARDPKTFSAPASLKQIHPLGKSPVITDGELTVAESGAIVEYLIETYGNGRLRPQSGQALLDYRFWLHFAEGSLMPLLVMRLVLTKTESAPMPFFIRPVARKIVQSIELAFIVPRLTTQLQFIEQHLSTQDWFAGESLSGADIQMAVPLVLAKTRLDFSRYPHIQQYIARIENQPSFQRALAQD from the coding sequence ATGATACAGATTCATCACCTCGAAAAATCCCGTTCGACTCGCGTGACCTGGTTGCTAGAAGAGTTGGGCGTTGACTATGAAATTGTTCGCTACGCGCGTGACCCAAAAACGTTTAGCGCGCCCGCCTCGCTCAAACAGATTCACCCGTTAGGGAAATCGCCAGTGATTACCGATGGCGAACTAACGGTTGCCGAATCCGGGGCCATTGTGGAATACCTGATTGAGACTTACGGCAACGGCAGGCTTCGCCCACAGAGCGGGCAAGCGCTGCTGGATTATCGCTTCTGGCTGCATTTTGCCGAAGGCTCGCTCATGCCACTGCTGGTGATGCGCCTGGTATTGACGAAAACAGAGTCTGCGCCGATGCCATTCTTCATCCGCCCTGTGGCACGAAAAATTGTGCAAAGCATCGAACTGGCCTTTATTGTGCCGCGGCTCACGACGCAACTTCAGTTCATCGAACAACATTTGAGTACACAAGATTGGTTTGCAGGAGAGTCGCTCAGCGGGGCCGATATACAAATGGCAGTTCCGCTGGTTTTGGCGAAGACGCGTCTGGACTTCAGCCGTTATCCACATATCCAACAATACATTGCGCGGATAGAAAACCAGCCAAGTTTTCAACGGGCTCTGGCTCAGGATTAA
- the fghA gene encoding S-formylglutathione hydrolase has translation MNSSLELLEEHRMFGGWQQRYRHVSETLNTAMTFSIYLPPPQDDTPPPVLYWLSGLTCNDENFTTKAGAQRVASELGLVLVMPDTSPRGDGVADDAGYDLGQGAGFYVNATQAPWAAHYRMYDYVSSELPALIQQHFNVNSRQSISGHSMGGHGALMLALRNPEKYLSASAFAPIVNPSQVPWGRKALTAYLGEDEAQWLQYDSCHLLANSQKKLPLLVDQGDCDQFLPDQLQPAKLEALASQYAWPLTLRTQSGYDHSYFFIASFIEDHLRFHAHYLYA, from the coding sequence ATGAACTCATCACTGGAACTGCTGGAAGAACACCGTATGTTTGGCGGCTGGCAACAGCGCTATCGCCATGTGTCAGAGACGCTGAACACCGCTATGACGTTCAGCATTTATCTGCCACCGCCGCAGGATGACACGCCACCACCCGTGCTTTACTGGCTGTCTGGATTAACCTGTAACGACGAAAATTTTACGACGAAAGCGGGCGCGCAACGCGTTGCCTCCGAGTTGGGTCTGGTGCTGGTGATGCCAGATACCAGCCCGCGCGGTGATGGCGTAGCAGACGATGCCGGGTACGATCTGGGTCAGGGCGCGGGATTCTATGTGAATGCCACGCAGGCTCCCTGGGCGGCACACTACCGGATGTATGACTACGTCAGCAGCGAATTACCGGCGTTGATCCAGCAGCATTTTAACGTCAATAGCCGTCAGTCCATCAGTGGGCATTCGATGGGTGGACACGGTGCGCTGATGCTGGCACTGCGCAACCCAGAGAAATACCTGTCGGCCTCGGCATTCGCACCGATCGTAAACCCAAGCCAGGTTCCGTGGGGGCGTAAAGCGCTTACCGCTTACCTTGGCGAGGATGAAGCGCAGTGGTTGCAGTATGACAGTTGTCATCTGCTGGCCAATAGCCAGAAGAAACTGCCACTACTGGTCGATCAGGGCGATTGCGATCAGTTCTTACCTGACCAATTGCAACCGGCAAAATTGGAGGCACTGGCAAGCCAGTATGCATGGCCGCTGACGCTGCGGACCCAGTCCGGTTATGATCACAGTTATTTCTTCATCGCCAGTTTCATCGAAGATCACCTGCGCTTCCACGCCCACTATTTGTACGCATAA
- a CDS encoding S-(hydroxymethyl)glutathione dehydrogenase/class III alcohol dehydrogenase, whose protein sequence is MQMIKTRAAIAWGPNQPLSVEEVDLMPPQKGEVLVRIVATGVCHTDAYTLSGKDPEGIFPAILGHEGGGIVEAIGEGVTSVAVGDHVIPLYTAECGECKFCRSGKTNLCQAIRATQGKGLMPDGTTRFSKNGQPIFHYMGTSTFAEHTVVPEISLAKVNKDAPLEEICLLGCGVTTGMGAVLNTAKVKAGDTVAIFGLGGIGLSAIIGAQMAGAGRIIGIDLNTSKFDLARKLGATDLINPKDYDKPIQDVIVELTDGGVDFSFECIGNVNVMRSALECCHKGWGESIIIGVAGAGEEIATRPFQLVTGRVWRGSAFGGVKGRSELPGIVDRYLKGEFPLNDFITHTMGLDDINTAFDLMHEGKSIRSVIHFG, encoded by the coding sequence ATGCAAATGATTAAAACCCGCGCCGCCATCGCCTGGGGTCCAAACCAACCCCTGTCAGTTGAAGAAGTCGACCTGATGCCACCGCAGAAAGGTGAAGTGTTGGTGCGTATCGTCGCAACCGGCGTGTGCCACACGGATGCCTATACACTGTCCGGCAAAGATCCTGAAGGCATATTCCCGGCGATCCTAGGTCATGAAGGCGGCGGGATTGTGGAAGCCATTGGCGAAGGCGTAACCAGCGTCGCCGTTGGCGATCACGTCATTCCGCTATACACCGCAGAATGCGGCGAATGTAAATTCTGCCGCTCCGGCAAAACCAATCTATGCCAGGCCATTCGCGCCACGCAGGGCAAAGGCCTGATGCCGGATGGCACCACCCGCTTCTCCAAAAATGGCCAACCCATTTTCCACTATATGGGAACCTCCACCTTCGCAGAGCACACCGTCGTGCCTGAAATTTCGCTGGCGAAAGTCAATAAAGACGCGCCGCTGGAAGAAATCTGCCTGTTGGGCTGTGGTGTCACCACCGGTATGGGGGCCGTACTGAATACCGCCAAAGTTAAAGCTGGCGATACGGTTGCTATTTTCGGCCTCGGCGGCATTGGCTTATCGGCGATTATCGGCGCGCAAATGGCCGGTGCCGGACGCATCATCGGTATCGATCTCAACACCAGCAAATTCGATCTGGCGCGCAAACTGGGTGCCACCGATCTGATCAATCCGAAGGATTACGATAAGCCGATTCAGGATGTCATTGTTGAGTTGACCGATGGCGGCGTGGACTTCTCCTTCGAGTGCATTGGTAACGTTAACGTCATGCGTTCCGCGCTAGAGTGCTGTCATAAAGGCTGGGGTGAATCCATCATCATCGGCGTGGCAGGTGCAGGCGAAGAGATCGCGACCCGTCCGTTCCAACTGGTAACCGGCCGCGTATGGCGCGGTTCTGCTTTCGGTGGTGTGAAGGGTCGCAGCGAGCTGCCGGGCATTGTCGATCGTTACCTGAAAGGCGAGTTCCCGCTGAATGACTTCATCACCCACACCATGGGGCTGGACGACATCAACACGGCATTCGATTTAATGCACGAAGGCAAATCGATTCGCTCTGTGATTCATTTCGGTTAA
- the ptrR gene encoding putrescine utilization regulator PtrR: protein MDLTQLRMFCLVAETGSVARAAEQLHRVPSNLTTRLRQLELELGTDLFIREKQRLRLSPIGHNFLCYAQRILALSEEAISMTRTGEPAGNFALGSTESTAATRLPTLLAAYHQRYPNVSLSLNTGTSGEIIERVRAGTLAAALVDGPVVYDELNGCSCFAERLVLISDTAHSLITHARGASQDTLFAFRPGSAYRKRLENWFKQDGIVPGTIMEIHSYHAMLACVTSGAGLAMLPYAVLESLPAGTRVQVHELPPDIAAVSTWLIWRRDAFGPNVEALKKLIIEQSAQQE, encoded by the coding sequence ATGGATTTGACCCAGCTCCGCATGTTCTGTCTCGTCGCCGAAACGGGCTCCGTTGCGCGTGCCGCAGAGCAGCTCCATCGGGTGCCCTCAAATCTGACCACACGGCTACGCCAGTTAGAGCTGGAGTTGGGCACCGATCTGTTTATCCGTGAGAAACAGCGTCTACGTTTGTCCCCGATTGGGCACAATTTCTTATGTTATGCACAACGCATTCTGGCGCTCAGCGAGGAAGCCATCAGCATGACGCGCACTGGCGAGCCCGCGGGTAATTTCGCGCTAGGCTCGACAGAAAGCACAGCGGCGACACGTTTGCCTACGCTATTAGCGGCTTATCATCAACGCTACCCCAATGTCTCTTTGTCCCTGAATACTGGAACATCAGGGGAAATTATCGAGCGCGTGCGGGCGGGAACGCTGGCAGCAGCGCTAGTCGATGGCCCTGTTGTCTATGATGAGCTAAATGGGTGTTCATGTTTTGCGGAACGATTAGTGCTGATATCCGACACTGCGCACTCGCTGATTACCCATGCGCGGGGTGCCAGCCAGGATACGCTGTTTGCCTTTCGCCCTGGCAGCGCTTATAGAAAGCGCCTCGAAAACTGGTTCAAACAAGATGGCATCGTGCCCGGTACTATCATGGAAATTCACTCATACCACGCCATGCTTGCCTGTGTCACCAGCGGAGCCGGACTCGCTATGCTCCCCTATGCCGTCCTCGAATCGCTGCCCGCTGGTACACGCGTTCAGGTGCATGAATTACCACCCGACATCGCGGCCGTTTCCACCTGGCTGATATGGCGGCGCGATGCTTTCGGCCCCAATGTTGAAGCATTGAAAAAGCTCATTATTGAACAATCGGCTCAGCAGGAATAA
- a CDS encoding methyl-accepting chemotaxis protein, which translates to MNFLKNITIRAMLLTILGLFLIVWGGAAFFTSTSLNSMTKLLESGETQRKNVEILVKGNDQYFRTVTRLLRSMDFQQTGETADAEKVFTAATTALKNTSDQLSAFKTVGHDGVDKATADNMIAAWTQLLDNGLTPMLNAARDNRQEEFRQLFRTAYPPLSVAFGSNMEKYQTAIMSSSETSMSKVYGLVNWSNYILLGAVVLGLLILLVTDRYLVHYLVKPLNMIKGYFQVLAAGQLGHPLDEFGRNCAGQLIPYLKEMQGSLVNTVSIIRDSSASIHQGSSEIKSGNNDLSARTEQQAAALEQTAASMEELSATVKQNADNVHQATKLAQDASVAAKKGGDVTADVMATMASITTSSKKIADITSVINGIAFQTNILALNAAVEAARAGEQGRGFAVVAGEVRNLAQRSAQAAKEIESLITESVQRINVGSNQVTQTGEAMDSIISAITRVNDLMGEIASASDEQSRGITQIGQAVTEMDGVTQQNASLVQESAAAAASLEDQARQLTEAVSVFQLSGSEAHRRPQQRLAEKTPTAQKPMLLAAAGGKKGNANDNWETF; encoded by the coding sequence GTGAACTTTTTAAAAAATATCACCATCAGGGCAATGCTTTTAACAATATTGGGGCTGTTTCTGATTGTATGGGGTGGAGCGGCTTTCTTTACTTCCACGTCATTAAACAGCATGACCAAACTATTGGAATCCGGTGAAACTCAACGTAAGAACGTCGAGATACTGGTAAAAGGCAATGACCAATATTTTCGTACGGTTACTCGCTTGTTACGCTCGATGGATTTCCAGCAAACGGGTGAAACGGCAGATGCAGAAAAAGTATTTACGGCAGCGACAACCGCGTTAAAAAACACCTCAGATCAACTGAGTGCGTTTAAAACGGTGGGGCATGACGGTGTTGATAAAGCAACGGCGGACAACATGATCGCCGCGTGGACTCAACTGCTGGATAACGGGTTGACGCCGATGCTGAACGCCGCGCGTGATAATCGTCAGGAGGAGTTTCGTCAGCTTTTCCGTACCGCGTATCCGCCGCTGAGTGTAGCGTTTGGCTCTAATATGGAGAAATATCAGACCGCGATTATGTCATCGTCAGAGACGTCAATGAGCAAGGTCTACGGTCTGGTTAACTGGAGTAACTATATTCTGCTGGGTGCAGTGGTTCTTGGGTTGTTGATTCTGCTGGTGACGGATCGCTATCTGGTTCACTATCTGGTCAAGCCGTTGAATATGATCAAAGGATATTTTCAGGTGTTGGCAGCCGGGCAGCTTGGTCATCCACTTGACGAATTTGGCCGTAACTGTGCTGGGCAACTGATTCCTTACCTGAAAGAGATGCAGGGGAGTCTGGTTAATACCGTTTCCATCATCCGTGACAGTTCTGCATCGATTCATCAGGGATCGAGTGAAATCAAAAGCGGTAATAACGATCTGTCTGCGCGCACTGAGCAGCAGGCCGCGGCGCTGGAGCAGACGGCTGCCAGTATGGAAGAGCTGAGTGCGACGGTGAAACAGAATGCCGATAACGTTCATCAGGCCACTAAGCTGGCGCAGGATGCTTCTGTTGCGGCGAAGAAGGGCGGCGACGTTACGGCCGATGTGATGGCAACGATGGCGAGTATTACGACGAGCTCGAAGAAAATTGCCGATATCACGAGTGTGATCAACGGCATTGCCTTCCAGACCAATATCCTGGCGCTGAATGCGGCGGTAGAAGCCGCTAGAGCCGGTGAGCAAGGTCGCGGTTTTGCGGTGGTAGCGGGTGAAGTCCGCAATCTGGCGCAGCGTAGTGCTCAGGCGGCGAAAGAAATCGAAAGTCTGATTACGGAATCGGTTCAACGTATCAACGTAGGGTCAAATCAGGTTACACAAACTGGCGAAGCGATGGATTCCATCATTTCCGCGATTACTCGCGTGAATGACCTGATGGGCGAAATTGCATCGGCATCGGACGAACAGAGTCGCGGTATTACCCAGATCGGTCAGGCGGTTACTGAGATGGATGGCGTCACGCAGCAGAACGCCTCATTGGTACAGGAGTCTGCGGCGGCGGCGGCATCGCTGGAAGATCAGGCTCGTCAGTTAACTGAGGCGGTATCGGTGTTCCAACTGTCAGGCTCAGAGGCGCATCGTCGTCCACAGCAACGCCTGGCGGAGAAAACGCCAACTGCGCAGAAGCCGATGTTACTCGCTGCTGCTGGCGGTAAGAAAGGCAATGCCAACGACAACTGGGAAACCTTCTGA
- the folE gene encoding GTP cyclohydrolase I FolE has protein sequence MSSLSKEAVMVHEALLARGLETPLRGALLDRDTRKQRIAEHMTEIMNLLSLDLSDDSLAETPTRIAKMYVDEIFSGLDYANFPKITIIENKMKVDEMVTVRDITLTSTCEHHFVTIDGKATVAYIPKDGVIGLSKLNRIVQFFSQRPQVQERLTQQILVALQTLLGTNNVAVSIDAVHYCVKARGIRDATSATTTTSLGGLFKSSQNTRQEFLRAVRHHN, from the coding sequence ATGTCATCATTAAGTAAAGAAGCCGTTATGGTCCACGAAGCATTGCTGGCACGCGGTCTGGAAACGCCACTGCGCGGGGCATTGTTGGATCGGGATACGCGTAAGCAACGTATTGCCGAGCACATGACGGAAATTATGAATTTGTTGAGTCTCGATCTGAGCGATGACAGTCTGGCTGAAACGCCGACGCGTATCGCCAAAATGTACGTTGATGAAATATTCTCCGGTTTGGACTACGCCAACTTTCCCAAAATCACCATCATTGAAAACAAAATGAAGGTCGATGAAATGGTCACCGTGCGGGATATCACGCTGACCAGCACCTGCGAACACCATTTCGTGACGATCGATGGGAAAGCCACGGTCGCATATATTCCGAAAGATGGCGTCATTGGTTTGTCGAAGCTTAATCGCATCGTCCAGTTTTTCTCCCAGCGTCCCCAGGTGCAGGAGCGCTTAACTCAGCAAATTTTGGTCGCGCTGCAAACGCTGCTGGGCACCAATAATGTTGCCGTCTCGATTGATGCCGTGCACTACTGCGTGAAGGCGCGTGGTATTCGCGATGCGACCAGCGCCACGACCACGACATCGCTCGGTGGGTTATTCAAATCCAGTCAGAACACGCGTCAGGAATTCTTGCGCGCGGTACGCCACCATAATTAA
- the yeiB gene encoding DUF418 domain-containing protein YeiB has protein sequence MPSHSLSSSHSASSRIVTLDFARGVAILGILLLNITAFGLPHAAYLNPAWHGEPALSDVFIWAALDLLAQAKFLTLFSLLFGAGLQLLLSRGCRWIHARLFWLLVIGFIHAIFLWDGDILFDYALIGLVCYHIIRHATSSRQLIIMGSLLYLVAIVVLFVLNHILTLQPGRFWLPSVADITYETYWRTLGGPEAWKNRFDLLTESLLSLGVQYAWVLAGTMLLGAGLMRSGWLKGESSTAHYRNVALWLIPLGVAINSIGVVSQWLVGWEYRWSGLLLQIPRELSSPLQAIGYLALCYGFWSTLCQWRITYWITDIGRMALTNYLLQTLICVALFNQFGLFMAFNRLQLLALVPAIWVINLVFSHYWLRYFRQGPLEWLWRKLTNAAGKTA, from the coding sequence ATGCCTTCTCATTCTCTATCGTCATCACATTCTGCTTCTTCACGGATCGTTACGCTAGATTTTGCACGCGGCGTCGCTATTTTAGGCATTTTACTGCTCAATATTACGGCGTTTGGCTTGCCCCATGCCGCCTATTTAAACCCCGCCTGGCACGGTGAACCTGCGTTATCTGATGTTTTCATCTGGGCCGCACTGGATCTGCTGGCGCAGGCGAAATTTCTGACGCTGTTTTCCCTTCTTTTTGGTGCCGGGTTGCAACTGCTGCTATCTCGGGGATGTCGTTGGATACACGCACGGCTATTTTGGTTGCTAGTCATCGGTTTTATTCATGCCATTTTTCTGTGGGATGGCGATATTCTGTTTGATTATGCCCTGATCGGACTGGTGTGTTACCACATCATTCGTCATGCGACGAGCAGTCGACAACTCATTATCATGGGCTCGCTTCTCTATCTGGTGGCGATCGTCGTCCTGTTTGTGTTGAACCATATTTTGACTCTGCAACCGGGGCGGTTCTGGTTGCCGAGCGTGGCGGATATCACCTATGAAACTTACTGGCGGACATTAGGTGGGCCCGAAGCATGGAAAAATCGTTTTGATCTCTTAACGGAAAGTCTTTTGTCGTTGGGAGTGCAATATGCCTGGGTATTAGCAGGAACGATGCTGTTGGGGGCCGGGTTGATGCGCAGCGGCTGGCTGAAAGGTGAGTCCAGTACCGCACACTATCGCAACGTTGCCCTGTGGCTGATTCCGCTTGGTGTGGCAATTAACAGCATTGGCGTGGTTAGCCAGTGGCTGGTGGGGTGGGAGTATCGCTGGAGCGGGCTGTTATTGCAGATTCCGCGCGAACTCAGTTCGCCATTGCAGGCGATAGGGTATCTCGCACTGTGCTATGGTTTTTGGTCCACACTGTGCCAATGGCGAATCACGTATTGGATTACGGATATCGGGCGTATGGCGTTAACTAACTACTTGCTGCAAACGCTGATTTGCGTGGCGTTGTTTAACCAGTTTGGCCTGTTTATGGCCTTCAACCGCCTGCAACTGCTGGCATTGGTCCCCGCCATTTGGGTCATCAATCTGGTGTTTTCCCACTACTGGCTGCGCTATTTCCGTCAAGGGCCGCTTGAATGGTTATGGCGCAAACTCACCAATGCGGCAGGGAAAACGGCGTAA
- the sanA gene encoding outer membrane permeability protein SanA, with the protein MWKRLTLSLLALIGVLMLSAFALDRWISWKTAPFIYDELQSLPKRQVGVVLGTAKYYRTGVLNQYYQFRIQGTINAYNSGKVSYLLLSGDNALQSYNEPMTMRRDLIAAGVPPSDIVLDYAGFRTLDSIVRTRKVFDTNDFTIITQRFHCERALFIALHLGIQAQCYAVPSPKNMMIVRVREFGARLGALFDLYILKREPRFLGPQVPIPAEHRIPEDTPDYPAVLPEQVLASPVNQLKPDQPAGIVPELVPQSEQATP; encoded by the coding sequence ATGTGGAAACGCCTGACACTTAGTTTGTTAGCCCTCATTGGCGTGCTGATGCTTTCTGCTTTTGCGCTCGACCGCTGGATTAGTTGGAAAACAGCACCATTCATTTACGATGAGCTTCAGAGCTTGCCGAAACGTCAGGTCGGCGTGGTATTGGGGACCGCAAAGTACTACCGTACCGGTGTGCTCAATCAGTATTACCAGTTCCGTATACAAGGAACGATTAACGCTTATAACAGCGGTAAAGTCAGCTATCTACTATTAAGCGGTGATAACGCGCTGCAAAGTTACAATGAGCCGATGACAATGCGCCGCGATTTGATCGCCGCAGGCGTGCCACCTTCAGATATCGTGTTGGACTATGCCGGCTTCCGCACGCTGGATTCCATCGTCAGAACGCGCAAGGTGTTCGATACCAACGATTTCACCATCATCACCCAGCGCTTTCACTGCGAGCGTGCGTTATTCATCGCGCTGCACCTCGGTATTCAGGCACAGTGTTACGCGGTGCCTTCTCCCAAAAATATGATGATCGTGCGGGTTCGTGAATTTGGCGCGCGTTTGGGTGCACTGTTCGATCTGTATATTCTCAAGCGCGAGCCGCGCTTTTTAGGACCACAAGTACCGATCCCAGCAGAGCATAGGATCCCGGAAGATACCCCAGATTACCCTGCCGTCCTGCCGGAACAGGTGCTGGCCTCGCCAGTTAATCAGCTCAAACCTGACCAACCGGCGGGTATAGTTCCGGAACTCGTGCCACAAAGCGAGCAAGCCACACCGTAG